The DNA window aaatACAAGCATCCCAAATAAGCCCGATCCACAATATCCTCAGTAACTACTACTTCTAGATGCTGTAAAAAAATGGGAAATAAACATGTAGAAACACTGTTTTGAACAATGATTTATCATTTATGACATAAAGAAGAATACTACAATCCAGTTGAAACAAAGAGAAATAGCAAGCGAGTGAAGATTTGTGATGAAAGTAAGAAGCCAACCATCAACAAAAGCCTTGTCAGGCTTCTTTTCCCGGGAATGGAAAATCCAATTAACAGGAAACTCACTACTATCTGCCCCAACTTCCACAGCTTTATCAATTACCTGTGCGGCCAATTCATTCGTTAAATTGgtttttaatgtataaaaatatcttaccATTCATTCTCCCAGGCTTTTTGCCCCATCGAGAATGAAATATCCATTCAAGTGGAAAGCGGCTGCAATCTGCATCAACCTCCACCGCATATTGAATGACCTACATGTATTATCTTCTATTCTAATGGAAAAGATTGTAGATTTAACCAAACAAAAAATTCAGTGCAGGTTCCCTATCACACTAACCTCTTTTATGCAATTTTGCAATGTCTTGCAGCTGTCTTTAGATAGACTTGAAGCTTTTTGAAGTGGATGAATTCTTGCCTGTGAGAAGTATTTCAATGTATTAAAGCCAAATGGAGGAAATAACTAAAGAAAATCATCATGACAATTGCAAAGACAAACACTCTTCAAGTTTCGGGCACATAATCCTGTTTTGGTATAAATTTTTGTCAACTCGATCTAAATACAATAAAATCTACATTTGACATAAAACTCTAACTGAGAAGTGATtcatgaattttttaaaatcacaatCCAAATAGTTGCCTCAATCACACTTCTCCCACcaaacccaaaaaaaaagttcacttttttattctttctgAGATTTTCCAAAATGATTGTGGCAAAATattagtttccaaataggcaCAATATCTTTTGGCAGCTAAGAAATAATCTTTCTAACCAAACAGAATTAGTACACAGGACTTAAACCAATCAAACAAGACAGACATTTATTCTTTTACTTAAAAAGAACAGATTAATCAGAATCCAGATAATTCTTTTTCAAACCTGGTATAGCACTTCATCTGCAATCCAGTTTCCAATGCCTGAGATAAACTTCTGAAAGAGGAACAGAGAAATAAACTTTAACCCCCTGTCCCCCACTAAAAATcacttcaaaataattaacagTTTATATGGAGAGGCAATCATTTATGCAATTGAAATACATGGTGACTATTAGGCaagaaaaatgggaaatccTAATCACTAAAACCTAGAAATTCTACTCTAAACAAGCATAGAATGAACAAGTTCACATCAATCAGTGCACCGCTGTCTTCCCAGTTTTACCTAATATTGAGGTATTTCTCTTTTAACAAGTAAAAGACGAAATAGCAGCAATGCAACAGTGGAATAATTCAAACCTGATCCAGTATAACAGTCTTGATGTCTTTCTTAAACTTGCTTAAAGAATGTATGAAATCATCAACAGTCATGGGATCCATTAATGCATCTGGCCCAAGCTCAGATATAGGGGCCACAATCGCTGGCTACAATTGTTCAATTAATAAACAGTTAATAAAACAGaaggacaaaaaaaaaaacaactaatataATCATATTTACATTTTTGAGTAAGCGAACTCTCGCGAATCGCCTCTTATCAGTAAATGACAATTCCAATCCATCATCTAGCTGCACAAACATAAAGCAGTTGTTATTGTTTGTCAAAAAGATCAATAGTACTGAAACATGTAATTAGACAAGTAATATTACCTCAATAAAGAACTTGGAATATTTTGAAGGCCATTCATCTGTGTCCTTCACAGCTGATCTGAAATCAATCAGTTGggtataaatataatcaatgtAACGTTTCTAGTGCCCAATGTCAAACAATAACATCAAAagatcatcttttttttttttaaatgttgtcTCAAAAGTTTATGGGGGGTTAAAATTACCTCTTATATTTTGTTACAGCCACTCCCTTGATATATATAGCACCTGCCATACCTGAAATTAGGGAAATGGAATGTTAACAGTTGAGCCCTAGAAAGATTTCCTTTCAAGGTAGGGAACACCAATACATAAAAGGGTTGGTTTAATGTTAGATCCTACCGAACTGGAAAGTAGGGTAGGGCGGGGAATCGAGCTGGAGCCACATGTTCTTTCCTTTCCGGTGAGCGGCAACGATGAGCTTACCGAAGATAGATGCCTCGAAGTCCGACGGAGAGACGTCGACGATGACTTTGTCATCTTCGGCTATTACGGCCCTTAAGATCTTCTTGCCAACGCAGTGAAGCTCAATCGCCCTTCGAGCAGCTTCAACCTCAGGAAGTTCCGGCATTTTCAGTGACTATTTCACAAATACCAGCTTTCGCGCTTCAGTACCCAGCTCTCAAGATTCTTATGAGACTTGCACCGGGAAATTTGAGGAATTATATAATAGGCCGTAgcgcataaattaaataaggtttgtgaattttttttttttttttttttttacgaaaatGTCCTTATTATGTCACgcaatcatttttaatttttattttttaattttaaaaaaaaattaattatgaattttttgaaagaaaatggCCCAGTTGGGTCACATAATCGCGTCACGTAATCCCAGttgcgagacgaaaaaaaaaattccggTTGCTTCACGCAACCTCCGACATgagcaaaatcgtccaaaaataGTAAATGGGGTCACCAGCGTTTTTTTTAACCTATGCACTTTCagtatttaacacattttttaggGTCATCTCCTCAGATTTCCCCTTGTATCGGCTcgttttattgtattttattattttatattaatttaataaataattaatttttttttattcttaatatcATTAATGTAATATAGTGTTTATTATCTTGACTaatacttattaattattatcaatcAAAAGAATCAGCAGACCCCTTTGTTTGTGAAAGTCATTAGTCCTTTTTATTATTCAAAGCTAAGTAAAGTAAGtagcttttatttttttatttttgtatgtctaattttttaaataacttgattttgattaacttctcaaattaacttattttattttatttttattattttaaattcatttaatttattattcaaattcagttttatttatttattatatttaaactcattattattattatataaatttaaattattattttataaatttaatatatttaaattattatgtgtataaattaaattatttatattttgatatatatttaaattatcttttttttataaatttaattatttatattttaatatatatatatatatacataaatttatatttcaattattaatttatataactttttaataaaaaaatgaataatgtaCCTATCATGTCCACTAatttttcagaaaaaatatTCTCTGTcccataataatatatttaaattatcgttttttataaatatttactcaatacaattttttattatatgtgtctaatatatatattttttttatttacaacaaatttattatgaatattatagttaatttattattatttatatatatatattatatttttatggtTTCTCcataacaaatttttattagtatctagtataatttttttattaggttatattacaataataaaaatttattatgagtagtctaatttttttattgtgataTCTTTTCTAGGGTCgacccaaatttaaattttgtggtTCTAaagtagttttttttatttaaatttttaataatataaaatgagatataaatgattaatatattataataccaaaaaaaaaattaaaaatgatataaaaaaagttatatatatggtataatatatatttaatattaaagaaaaaaatattaataatataatatataaataataatattattaaatattaaaaaataagaccATTATCTTATGCAACTGCATAGGTTACCTTAACTAGGAATCTTTTCACAACAAATTTTTATCAACTTTGTCTTGTGTCCTATTTTGTTAGGAGtaattttgtcaaaattttcaatcttttaacaacaaatttttataaactttggCATgcgttatattttattatagagtAGTATTGTCAACTCTTTCATTGTGATATTTTTtcacaacaatttttttttttttatcaattttgtaAAGTGTTGTTTTTTATTATGAGTAATTTTGTCAACTTTTTCATTGTGATATTTTttcacaataatttttttatcaactttgTCATGTGTTGTCTTTTATTATAGAGTAGTATTGTCAACTTTTTCATTGTGATATATTttcacaataattttttatcaacttttaaTGTGTTGTCTTTTTTTATGAGTAGTTTTGTCAACTTTTTTATTGTGATATCTTTtcacaaactatttttttttatcaactttgTCATGTGTTGTCTTTTATTATGACTAATTTTgtcaactttatttttttcattgtgATATCTTTTCAcaacagtttttttttatcaattttgttaTGTGATGTCTTTTATTACATAGTAGTATTGTTAACTTTTTCATTGTGATAtcttttcacaatttttttttatcaacttttaaTGTGTTGTCTTTTATTATGAGTAATTTGTTCAACTTTttcattgatatatatatatatatatatatatatatatatatatatatatatatatatatatatatatatatatatatatatatatatatatatatatatatatatatatatatatatatttatggagCAAGAGAAAGCAAGCAAACAAACAAAGAGAGTCgtctatatatttttagttgttttggtgtttttaaatttatttaatacttattacgaatattgattattattgtatttttgtggatgaaaaattcaaacaaaggAGACAAATACTCTAATTATggtgattataatatttttcaaacacaGTATACTGATACTGATCCTAGTCAAACTAATGAAACCAAAATTGACTTCTTGTCAAGTTTTTATCAGTCACAAcaaattcaaatggaagaaattattaatgatggAGTGACAAGATCTAATGcactttttaatttaagtgggctgataaatttaattcaaacccGGAGATTGAAAGCGATGAAAGTGATAGTGATTACAATGCATATAACCCAGATTCAATAAGTAATAGTGACGGTGAAGAAGAGAATATTTAGACTAATGACCCAACAAATATGGATGAACATATTCCTAATATACCATGATTTACAACATATGAGATCCTCAACAACAATGCCATagataatttagataatttttctaattttattcgCTTAATAATGATCTGTTTGAAGGTCAATGTTTTGTAGATTTGTAGATAAGCAAACTacaataaatgtaataaaatcaAGGTACATAAGAGAATTAAGaaattatcatgttttaaataatactaCAGTGCTATATGAGGCAAAATGTATTGTAGCAGCATGTCCGTGGAAAATTTGAGTTACAAAAAGTAAGCGATTTGGTTACTTTCAAATCACTCTACTCAACTTTtgtttcatgttctttaaccacattttgttTTTTGATAATGTACACTTCTGTTTTATTTTTctgcatctttactttctgaccTTTATGAATTGTATTACAGAAAGTGAAAGTGTATatgtatttatcaattatttatgagAAGATTAAAGtgtatatttattacattataaaaataatgattaaaatgtaaatatatatatatatatattaaaatataaataattaaatttatataaaataataatttaaaatataaataattaaatttataaaaataataataatttaaaatatatcaaaatataaataatttaatttataccaataataatttaaatatatcacatttataaaaaataataattaaaaatatatatatatgaattttaacttttgagaataaattaataaattaagttagttTGAGCggttaaagataaatatttttttaattgatttttgatatatcTATCAATGTCTATCTTTCTTTCTCCCTCTTCTATTTCTCacgttatttttaaaatattttttttatttttgtttattatctcggatttaattatataattaatttgagattatataattgatttaagattaattaatacaataattatctCAAATTACAATTTAGGTTTTCTTGTTAAAAGGTATTACAAAAAGTGTATatgtatttatcaattattgaTGAGAAGATTAAAGtgtatatttattacattataaaaataatgattgaaatgtaaatatatatatatatatatattaaaatataaataattaaatttatataaaataataatttaaaatataaataattaaatttatatatatatatatatatatcaatttaattaactttaaacttttggggataaattaataaattaggttagtttgaggttaaagataaatatttttttaattggtttttgaTATATCTATCAATGTCTATCCTTCTTTCTCCCTCTTCTATTTCTCacgttatttttaaaataaatttttatttttgcttaTTATCTcggatttaattatataattaatttaagattaattaatacaataattattttaaataattatttaatttaatttaattttaattaattttaatttatgattataatatttattcaaaaataattatttaaaattcacaaataagaattctaaaattttaatgcTTACGGAATGTTTCTCTTTGACCGAATTTAGATACAAcaaactagtttaaaaaaaatgtaggtCCAAATTTGACATAAAGGTAATATATTctctttattcaattttttttttttaaattttttttttttgggaaaaacgacttaacgtcatttcattaaaaatttcccaaaacgggaaaaaaaaccacgaatttaagagatcattctagacaggcctagaatgattttgaagttgtaacattctgaataaaagctaaaaacgtaaatgaattatccgtttacaatgctttcaattctagtgagtttaaaaaacggtaaattccagttcttgcagatattccagttctactccgtgcttggaattcttctccacgttcccgcgagggcgctgcaatccgatacaatatttttccataactcgtcaatgctcctgcgggttctatcacatacccttgcattccgttcttgccaaatgttatacaccattgctccaaagccgcacttgaacacgcttgttgcaaatctatttcccttggctttgagtagtgttgcttctttgatttcattccattcgctcgggaaactgatcagctccaggcttttatagaatctgtcccaaagctccgaagcaatacatcagctcccgaataggtgatctatggtttcttcatttcctatacATAGAaaacagctcgcgtccgggatgctcatatacttactgatacgatcacgagtgctgagtctttcccagaaggcgagtcataggatgaactagtgtcgagggataatcttcgttgaccatacaagaggagcccattctactttctgcgctttttcccagattacctcccatattttcttcaataccagcttcccattgtcctcagctttccattcatgaatatccggtctgtcgtgtagttgtatgttacttatatgatcaagtatcctctttccttctggaattcttctcaagagcaagttccaattcccgtctttgatgtctctgattttcgcttttgcgcagtcccttctgatacgagtattttgaaactcctccttgtcgatgatatgctggttttcaaaccaagggtcgtgccagaatagagtgcattttccgtcccctagtcggatgtcataaagatctacaatatcgtttcttagtttaagaatcttttttagagacaactcataccttcgtgaattttgcaggtccagatgctggtttcgtgtttcataaacctcgtatgcacccatttaatccatagtgactcctgattgcgctccaaagcccacagatgcttgaaggttagagccttgttccactcgatacagttctttaagtcgatgcctccctcgtccttcggtttgaagagagcggtccatttgactttctttcctcctcttccactactatcccagataaagtttctcatcagcatgttgagttccttcattaccttcttcggaatgaccatttgctgcgcccaatagccaactatgcccataaccacagttttgataa is part of the Impatiens glandulifera chromosome 1, dImpGla2.1, whole genome shotgun sequence genome and encodes:
- the LOC124941658 gene encoding formamidopyrimidine-DNA glycosylase isoform X1 — its product is MPELPEVEAARRAIELHCVGKKILRAVIAEDDKVIVDVSPSDFEASIFGKLIVAAHRKGKNMWLQLDSPPYPTFQFGMAGAIYIKGVAVTKYKRSAVKDTDEWPSKYSKFFIELDDGLELSFTDKRRFARVRLLKNPAIVAPISELGPDALMDPMTVDDFIHSLSKFKKDIKTVILDQKFISGIGNWIADEVLYQARIHPLQKASSLSKDSCKTLQNCIKEVIDKAVEVGADSSEFPVNWIFHSREKKPDKAFVDGKKIEFISAGGRTTAFVPELQKLEGVQASEVVVPRKSGKKTGKGSKDVEDGSNLVEQSEEEENGEPLKSKGVKKNTTPRAGKKKAPAKGKINNNDNDEEEDEDEDDDNSDIDKTKKNKPQIKRSAKRKPKDNSDGDESEYSGDEKKQKTKMTSRGSKKNKGK
- the LOC124941658 gene encoding formamidopyrimidine-DNA glycosylase isoform X3 translates to MPELPEVEAARRAIELHCVGKKILRAVIAEDDKVIVDVSPSDFEASIFGKLIVAAHRKGKNMWLQLDSPPYPTFQFGMAGAIYIKGVAVTKYKRSAVKDTDEWPSKYSKFFIELDDGLELSFTDKRRFARVRLLKNPAIVAPISELGPDALMDPMTVDDFIHSLSKFKKDIKTVILDQKFISGIGNWIADEVLYQARIHPLQKASSLSKDSCKTLQNCIKEVIQYAVEVDADCSRFPLEWIFHSRWGKKPGRMNGKIFLYIKNQFNE
- the LOC124941658 gene encoding formamidopyrimidine-DNA glycosylase isoform X2 encodes the protein MPELPEVEAARRAIELHCVGKKILRAVIAEDDKVIVDVSPSDFEASIFGKLIVAAHRKGKNMWLQLDSPPYPTFQFGMAGAIYIKGVAVTKYKRSAVKDTDEWPSKYSKFFIELDDGLELSFTDKRRFARVRLLKNPAIVAPISELGPDALMDPMTVDDFIHSLSKFKKDIKTVILDQKFISGIGNWIADEVLYQARIHPLQKASSLSKDSCKTLQNCIKEVIQYAVEVDADCSRFPLEWIFHSRWGKKPGRMNGKKIEFISAGGRTTAFVPELQKLEGVQASEVVVPRKSGKKTGKGSKDVEDGSNLVEQSEEEENGEPLKSKGVKKNTTPRAGKKKAPAKGKINNNDNDEEEDEDEDDDNSDIDKTKKNKPQIKRSAKRKPKDNSDGDESEYSGDEKKQKTKMTSRGSKKNKGK